The genomic segment ATCCAGCGTCTGCTCCCCGCCTGAGACAACGTTTGTTTCCGTTGCCGTTGGAGTAGAGCCTGTACCATTGGTACAGGCTGTAATGGTGAGAAGCAGAAGGAGGGAGCACAGGCTTAGAAGCAAGGTTGAAGCTTTTGCTTTCATGCCGGAAACCTCCTCGTAATTATGATACATAATCCCCGCTGTAGCTGATCAAAACGGCATTTTTGACGCCTGTTAGCTCGGAAAGCTGGTTAACAAACGCGCCTTCCTGATCACGAAGCCGAATTTCAATCGTCATTTCCACATTGCCGCGCGTAACGGTTTTTTGCTTCACATTGTAACGTTTAACGAGCTTGTTCAGACGGCCGTGAATTTCTTTCTCGGTCGTTTCATTGTCGCAGTTGACGACAAGCAGGTAAGGCTGCTCAACCGAGCCGCCCTTGACGAAGAAGAAGAGAATAAGGCCGACCACGACTGAGCCAATAACAGCAAGCGTATAGAAGCCCGCACCCGATACGATACCGGCAACAGCTGCCCAGAACAGGAAGATCAGGTCGGTCGGATCTTTAATTGGCGTTCTAAAGCGGACGATGGACAATGCGCCGACCATGCCGAGCGAGAGCACCAGATTAGAGTTAATCGCGATAATGACCATAGCCGTAACCATCGTCATGCCGATGAGCGAGACGTTGAAGCTTTTGGAATAAAGCACACCGCTGAAAATCCGTTTGTACAGCGTATAGATGAAGAAACCAATCAGAAAAGCTACGCCCAGCGTAATGAGTATTTTGGAAATGCTAATATCGGAAGTAAAGTTGCTTGTCACCGAGTTTTTAATAATATCGGCAAAAGAAGTGGACGTTTCCGTCGTTGTAGTTGTTGCGGCAGCTGCCGTAGTCGTCGTCTCCATCGTTTAAAAATCCTCCCAAGTGTTGAATTTCAGATATTTGCGGCAGATCACATATTTGGATGCCGAGGTGCGGTGCAGCCCTTCAAGCTGGAGCGCAGTTTGAATATAAGCCGGCATGTATTCGTCGAATTTCACTTCGAGTATCATCCGGTTATCTTCCAGAGCAATGACGGGATCGAGATTCGGGTCAAAAATGTCCAGCGCATGCAGTCCCGTTCGCAAATCCTTGTCGAACGTAATCCGCACATTGCCATTTTCATAAACATAAGGCTCGCGCACATAATCGACGATTACCTTCGGGCGAAGCAGCCGGTACTTCATCTCCTTGTAAATTTCCATAAGCAGCGGCTTATCGGGCCGATTGAACACTTCATAGTCGCCAGCCATCATCTGGTCGTACATGGCCCGCGTAAGCGGCTCCTTGACTTTGGCAATGTAATCCTTGAATTTGATTTTTTTCTCAAAATGGATGACCTTGTCCTGCGTATTATAAATGCGAATCCGGTATTTGCTTCGGTCGCGTACGCCGCCCAGCTTCTCATGCAGCGCTTTATTGTTCACATCGTCGAAGTACAAGCTTCGAATGTGGTATTCGCCCGTATCGCCGACATTGGCGTCCTGCTGCATCATATTTTTTAGCCGCTGCCGGATGATGAAATATTGATGCTGGTTGATAATAAATTTCAGCTCATGCCGGAACTTCAAATTTTGCTGCAAATGACTCCCTCCTTCTCTCTATCAATCGTTTAGCTGTTATGATGTCTTCGCTAAGCTGTTTGTAAAGCTATTGTAAATTCAGATGCTGATGTGAAAATGAGTGCCCGCTGAAAGATTGCTGAATGCCGGGTGAAAAGTTTGACTTGCTTTGGGCGGGAGCGTTATCGTAAAAGGCAGCACAGGTATGAACTTCACGGGAAAGGAGATTAAGATGAAAAAAGAATGGATATGGATTTTGGCCCTTTGCCTTGTACTATTGCTTGTCGTTGCAGGAATAGAATGGCTGAAATCGGATGGGACAACAGAGAAGGCGGCTGGAAAGCCTTATGCTATCGTTACAACCTTTAAGGAGGATGCGGCAACGAGCCGTGCATTCACCTGGTTTACGGATAATCCGCAAGCGGGAACAGTGATTGAATGGATTGAAGGAATGGATGCTGCCAAATTGTCAGGCGAGGGCGAGGGTGCGCAGGTCAGTCGTCTTGAGGGGAAGACATCTACGCTGGATACAGGCAATGGCGCAGTAAGAGGGGTGCATAAGCTGGAGCTTTCAGGGCTGTCGCCGGGTACAGCCTATACGTACCGCGTGGGCGACGGGAGTGATAGCGGCTGGAGCGAAGCATTTCATTTTATGACGCAGGCGCAGGATGCGGATTCATTTACTTTTATAAATGTGACCGATTCTCAAGGGGTGACGGAGCAGGATTTTGAGCTGTGGGGAAATACGCTGGATCAGGCGTTTAGCACATTTCCTGGCGCGCAGTTCATTGTCCATAACGGCGATTTGACGGAAAATCCGGATGATGAAATCGCTTGGCAACACTTTTTTGGCAAGGCGCAGCAGTGGGTTACGCGTTTTCCGCTTATGCCTGTGACAGGCAATCATGACGAGGTCGATAATAACGCAGACGATTTCGTCGCGCATTTCAATTTGCCAGTGAGCGGGGCGGACGGCTCGATTGAAGGTACAACGTATTCGTACGACTACGGCTCGGCGCACTTCATTATGCTGAACACGGAGTCGAACAAAAAGGAGCAGACGAAGTGGCTGGAGAAGGATTTGGCAGCTACAGACAAACGCTGGATTATCGTATCGGTTCATCGTGGCCCCTATGCCGGTAATCAATACGAGAAAATCGATGATTGGGTTAAGCTGTTTGACAAATATGGGGTAGATCTCGTGCTTCAGGGACATAACCATGAATATGCAAGATCGTATCCGCTGAAGGATGGCAAGGTGACAGGCGATGGAGAAGGTGTCATCCGCACGTCAAGCGGTACCGTCTACGTCGTCACTAACGCAGCGGGGCAGAAGTTTAATGAGATGAAAGAGGATCAATTTTATCATAAGGTTCATTTTCAAAATAATAAGCAAATGTTTGCCGGCATTACGATCGAAGGAGATAAGCTGACATATGAGGCTTATGATGTCGATGGCAACAAGCTGGATGCGTTCGTGCTGCAAAGTGAAAAATAAAACAGGGTGTCCCCGTGGCCAGATTATGGCATTGTGGGGCACCCTGTTTGCTTATACATCCGCTAACGGCAGCTTGACGGTAAATGTACTGCCTTCGCCGACGGTGCTGGCCGCCTCAATTGTTCCGCCATGCGCCTCAACGATGGACTGCGTAATTGAAAGCCCGAGGCCTGCTCCGCCGCTTAGGCGGGTGCGGGAAAATTCACTGCGATAAAAACGCTCGAACAAATGGGGGAGATGCTCCGGCTTAATGCCCGCTCCGTTATCGGTAATGGAGATGGCGGCATAGGCTCCGGCTTTTGCGAGCTTAAGCGATATTTTGCCTTGATTGGCGTCGGTATGCTGAACCGCATTTAAAAATAAATTGAGCACCACCTGCTTGAGCTGATCGGGATTGTAGCACCCGCGTATGCTCACAGCAGCGTCAATGCGCACCTCACGCTGGCCGCCCAAAATATGCAGCTGCGGCTCCAGCTCATGAATGAGATTGCCAAGATTCGTATCGACCTTAACGAGCTCTGGCGTCTGATCAAGCTTGGCTAGCAGCAGCAAATCTTCTACCAGCTTGTTGATGCGCGTCGATTCAAGCTTCATGCTCGTTAAGGCACGGTGCAGCTGCTCCGGATTTGAAGCGGCTCCGCGCAGCAGCACCTCCAGAAACCCATGGATGGAAGTGAGCGGCGTCCGCAGCTCATGCGAAGCGTCAGCAACAAAGCGCCGCATTCGCTCCGTCGTCTGCCGCTCCGTCTCGAAGGAGCTTTCCAGCCGGCCGAGCATGCCGTTGAACGCTTCGGAAAGCAGATCGATTTCCTGCTGTCCTTGCGATATAGGCAATCGCTCGGTGAGATTAATGGCATCGGTGCGTTGTGCTGCCTTCACGATGCGCGACAGCGGCGCGAGCGTCTTGCGCAGCAGTGGCAAATAAAGCGATAAGCCACCGGCCAAGGCTACGATAGAGAGCCCAGCGAAAATCGCGAGCTGAGAAGCGAGCACCGTTTGCAG from the Paenibacillus sp. BIHB 4019 genome contains:
- a CDS encoding DUF4956 domain-containing protein, which produces METTTTAAAATTTTTETSTSFADIIKNSVTSNFTSDISISKILITLGVAFLIGFFIYTLYKRIFSGVLYSKSFNVSLIGMTMVTAMVIIAINSNLVLSLGMVGALSIVRFRTPIKDPTDLIFLFWAAVAGIVSGAGFYTLAVIGSVVVGLILFFFVKGGSVEQPYLLVVNCDNETTEKEIHGRLNKLVKRYNVKQKTVTRGNVEMTIEIRLRDQEGAFVNQLSELTGVKNAVLISYSGDYVS
- a CDS encoding polyphosphate polymerase domain-containing protein codes for the protein MQQNLKFRHELKFIINQHQYFIIRQRLKNMMQQDANVGDTGEYHIRSLYFDDVNNKALHEKLGGVRDRSKYRIRIYNTQDKVIHFEKKIKFKDYIAKVKEPLTRAMYDQMMAGDYEVFNRPDKPLLMEIYKEMKYRLLRPKVIVDYVREPYVYENGNVRITFDKDLRTGLHALDIFDPNLDPVIALEDNRMILEVKFDEYMPAYIQTALQLEGLHRTSASKYVICRKYLKFNTWEDF
- a CDS encoding metallophosphoesterase family protein — translated: MKKEWIWILALCLVLLLVVAGIEWLKSDGTTEKAAGKPYAIVTTFKEDAATSRAFTWFTDNPQAGTVIEWIEGMDAAKLSGEGEGAQVSRLEGKTSTLDTGNGAVRGVHKLELSGLSPGTAYTYRVGDGSDSGWSEAFHFMTQAQDADSFTFINVTDSQGVTEQDFELWGNTLDQAFSTFPGAQFIVHNGDLTENPDDEIAWQHFFGKAQQWVTRFPLMPVTGNHDEVDNNADDFVAHFNLPVSGADGSIEGTTYSYDYGSAHFIMLNTESNKKEQTKWLEKDLAATDKRWIIVSVHRGPYAGNQYEKIDDWVKLFDKYGVDLVLQGHNHEYARSYPLKDGKVTGDGEGVIRTSSGTVYVVTNAAGQKFNEMKEDQFYHKVHFQNNKQMFAGITIEGDKLTYEAYDVDGNKLDAFVLQSEK
- a CDS encoding HAMP domain-containing sensor histidine kinase encodes the protein MTDRKAPLLLRLLKPESLRYQLLSRSLFVLAGLLLLIGTLQYVLMKDFIYNNRAEALEAQIQAMPPQWHSDGKPAYPRKSPINGGMAPDDSTSSPPPSQEGPSNMPTITQPGLSLAYVSSTGERTVLTTSGETWTPELSKSEYMKIFEDLKKHRDGGYQLLSNSEGAQQLVVFRLAGPPNSPDGLIQAGNDTDLLQTVLASQLAIFAGLSIVALAGGLSLYLPLLRKTLAPLSRIVKAAQRTDAINLTERLPISQGQQEIDLLSEAFNGMLGRLESSFETERQTTERMRRFVADASHELRTPLTSIHGFLEVLLRGAASNPEQLHRALTSMKLESTRINKLVEDLLLLAKLDQTPELVKVDTNLGNLIHELEPQLHILGGQREVRIDAAVSIRGCYNPDQLKQVVLNLFLNAVQHTDANQGKISLKLAKAGAYAAISITDNGAGIKPEHLPHLFERFYRSEFSRTRLSGGAGLGLSITQSIVEAHGGTIEAASTVGEGSTFTVKLPLADV